One Triticum dicoccoides isolate Atlit2015 ecotype Zavitan chromosome 4B, WEW_v2.0, whole genome shotgun sequence genomic window carries:
- the LOC119293178 gene encoding protein TsetseEP-like, translating to MAMRCHSSCSLICIVFLLVFVAVAAEGAGYVQARQRKLQQVPAPPPVPLPNPNPQPDPNPQPLPMPDPNPQPLPQPLPQPLPGPNPQPQPLPQPLPDANPQPPPLPQPLPQPLPGPNAQPLPQPDVQGSYPQVQPLPDSNTSGRQNNALQGPQPLGAASTLYSCGATYKNIFFMGLLLYYFV from the coding sequence ATGGCGATGCGTTGCCACTCTTCCTGTAGCCTCATatgcatcgtcttcctcctcgttttTGTTGCTGTGGCAGCGGAGGGTGCAGGATACGTGCAGGCGCGGCAGCGGAAATTACAGCAGGTGCCAGCACCACCGCCAGTGCCGCTGCCAAACCCTAACCCGCAGCCTGACCCAAACCCACAACCTTTGCCTATGCCAGACCCAAATCCGCAGCCATTACCGCAGCCTTTACCGCAACCACTGCCGGGCCCAAACCCGCAGCCACAACCTCTGCCACAACCGTTGCCTGACGCAAACCCACAGCCACCGCCATTACCACAACCTCTGCCACAACCACTACCGGGCCCAAACGCACAGCCTCTGCCACAACCAGACGTCCAAGGCTCGTATCCGCAGGTACAACCATTGCCAGATTCAAACACGTCAGGGCGACAAAATAACGCACTACAGGGACCGCAACCACTTGGTGCAGCTTCAACGTTATATTCATGTGGTGCTACATACAAAAACATATTTTTCATGGGTttattgttgtactattttgtgtaG